Proteins found in one Limanda limanda chromosome 18, fLimLim1.1, whole genome shotgun sequence genomic segment:
- the LOC133024828 gene encoding N-acetyltransferase ESCO2-like, protein MPDDPKYAVRKAEDVRRVADSELGFQQVTLSRPTQARTYLFINSERMVVGCLIAEPIRQAFRVLEQPDQQKDMTKDDFMERHRAWCCSSVPEQAMCGISRIWVFSLARRQGVATRMLDTVSSRKDSMEDSFDEDAYYERLGTRPALDAEALGGSYRRMVELFYLCTEEDPKKRPSAAQVVQALESNAPLKQTQSEVIVID, encoded by the exons ATGCCCGATGATCCCAAATACGCCGTCAGAAAG GCTGAGGATGTGCGTCGCGTGGCAGACAGCGAGCTGGGTTTCCAGCAGGTGACTCTGAGCCGACCCACTCAGGCTAGAACCTACCTGTTCATCAACTCGGAGAGGATGGTGGTCGGCTGTCTGATCGCTGAGCCCATTCGACAG gCTTTCAGAGTCCTGGAGCAGCCAGACCAACAGAAGGACATGACCAAGGACGACTTCATGGAGCGACACCGAGCCTGGTGCTGCTCCTCCGTCCCGGAACAAGCCATGTGTGGGATCAGCCGGATCTGGGTCTTCAGTCTGGCCAGACGTCAGGGCGTCGCCACCCGCATGTTGGACACCGTCAG TTCTCGAA AGGACTCAATGGAGGACAGCTTTGACGAGGACGCCTACTACGAGAGGCTGGGGACGAGGCCGGCGCTGGACGCTGAGGCTCTGGGGGGCTCGTACCGGAGGATGGTGGAGCTTTTCTATCTGTGCACAGAAGAAGATCCCAAGAAGAGACCCTCAGCCGCCCAGGTCGTCCAGGCCCTGGAGAGCAACGCCCCGCTGAAGCAGACGCAGAGTGAGGTCATCGTTATCGACTGA
- the LOC133024503 gene encoding microfibril-associated glycoprotein 4-like yields MSPDQPAWTVIQTRMDGTVNFYRPWTQYKVGFGSVTGEHWLGLDNLHYLTPGPTKFELQVDMEVFEGNKASAHYRIFSVDSECNGYNFTVSGFTDKGAVDSISYHNGMKFSTFDKDQDTASHNCASSFMGGFWFNQCYHANPNGVYRWGQEKTPNGVGVSWNSWKTHNYSVKSMVMKVRPVQPE; encoded by the exons ATGAGTCCAGACCAACCAGCCTGGACA GTGATTCAGACCAGGATGGATGGAACCGTCAACTTCTACCGGCCCTGGACTCAGTACAAGGTCGGCTTCGGTTCGGTGACAGGAGAACACTGGCTCG GTCTGGACAACCTCCACTATCTGACCCCAGGACCCACGAAGTTTGAGTTGCAGGTGGACATGGAGGTCTTTGAGGGAAACAAAGCGTCTGCACATTACAGGATCTTCTCTGTCGATTCTGAGTGTAACGGATACAACTTCACTGTGTCTGGATTCACAGATAAAGGAGCAG TAGACTCCATAAGCTATCACAATGGCATGAAGTTCTCCACCTTTGACAAAGACCAGGACACGGCGTCTCATAACTGTGCCTCATCCTTCATGGGAGGTTTCTGGTTTAATCAATGTTACCATGCAAACCCGAATGGGGTTTATCGCTGGGGGCAGGAGAAGACTCCCAATGGTGTTGGAGTTTCATGGAACTCTTGGAAAACCCATAACTACTCTGTGAAGTCCATGGTCATGAAGGTCCGTCCTGTGCAGCCTGAGTAA